CTACGGTATAGGGGTTTCAAGAACACTAGCAGCAATCGTTGAACAATTCAACGATGAAAAAGGTATTGTATGGCCTGCAGCTGTTGCCCCGTTCCAGGTTCACCTAATCAGTGCAAATGCCAAAAATGATGTACAGGCTGAAGTAAGTGATAAATTATATGCAGATCTTAAAGAAGCTGGATTTGAAGTCCTTTATGATGACCGCAATGAACGTGCAGGAGTGAAATTTGCAGATTCAGATCTAATCGGCATTCCAGTAAGAGTCGTTGTCGGGAAACAGGCGGCGGACGGAATAGTTGAGATTAAGGACCGCAAAACAGGTGAAGGAATGGATGTTTCATTGTCTGATTTAACTGGCACCATTTCCAATTTATTATCCAATTAAAAAAGCATGAAGCTCTGTTTTATTCATGTTATGATAGAGTAAGTGAATAAAACATTTAAAGGTACCTCGCAAAGAGCGAGGTACCTTCAATTATGAGGATCGATTATTGTAAGAGGGGACGGTTAGAATGGACGAACTTTCGAAGGCTCAAAAAGAGCGATTTCAGCTTCTGCTTCAGCAAATCGATTTAACAGACGACGCTGTTTTTAATCATTTTAAAAATGGTGCGATCACAAAATTAACGGTCCATAAGCAGTCAAAGAAATGGGAATTTCAATTTTCATTTGACCGGATCCTTCCTTTTGAAGTGTACCGGATTTTTTATGCGAAATTAACAAAAGCATTCTCCCATATAGCTGATGTATCTTTTATAATCGCCGTTAATGATCAAACTTTTGATGAGAAATTAATTGCAGACTATTGGTCGGTTTGTGTGCAGGAAATGCAGGGAATCTCTCCTCCCATGCTCTCATTGCTGAATGAACAAATTCCTGAAGTACAAGGTTTAAAGCTGATTGTAAAAACGAGAAATGAAACCGAAGCGATGGCCATCAAGAAAAAATACACATCGGTTCTTCAGGACAGCTTTGCACAATATGGCTTTCCGCTCATACAGCTCGAAACAACCGTGAATATATCAAAAGAAGAAATACAAAAGTTTCAAGAGCAAAAGAAGCTTGAAGATCAAGAGAAAATGATGCTTGCCATTACAGAAATGGATAAGAAAGATCAAGAACAGGAGGCTCCTCAGGGTCCTCTTATGATCGGCTATGCCATTAAGAATGACGAAGAAATCAAACAGATCAATACAATTGAAGATGAGGAACGCCGCATTACGATTCAAGGATATGTATTCGATGCTGAGACAAGAGAGCTTCGAAGCGGAAGAACATTGAGTACTTTTAAAGTAACAGACTATACAAACTCCATTTTAGTGAAAATGTTCGCACGTGATAAAGAAGACGCCGTTCTGCTGCAAACACTGAAAAAAGGAATGTGGGTGAAGGTTCGCGGAAGCATCCAGAATGATACATTTGTAAGAGACTTAGTCATGATTGCAAATGATATTAATGAAATCAAGCCTGAAATTCGTCAGGATACATCTGATGAAAAAAGAATAGAGCTTCATTTGCATACTCCGATGAGCCAAATGGATGCTGTGTCATCTGTCAGTTCTTTAGTCGGCCAAGCAAGCAAATGGGGACATCCTGCTGTAGCGATCACAGATCACGCTGTTGCCCAGTCCTTTCCTGAAGCGTATTCCGCAGGCAAGAAAAACGGCATCAAAGTTTTATACGGTGTTGAAATTAACCTCGTTGATGACGGAGTCCCGATTGCTTATAACGCGCAGGACCGCTTTTTGCCAGAAGCAACATATGTCGTATTTGACGTAGAGACAACCGGCTTGTCAGCTGTTTACGATACGATTATTGAACTTGCAGCTGTTAAAATCAGAAATGGCGAAATCATCGACCGGTTTGAATCGTTTGCAAATCCACATCATCGTCTATCAGCGACAACAATAGAACTAACCGGCATAACAGATGATATGGTAGCAACAGCTCCAAACGTAGACGAAGTGCTCCGCAGGTTCAAAGAGTGGGCCGGAGACGACATATTAGTTGCACATAATGCAAGCTTTGATATGGGCTTCTTAAACGTTGGCTATAAACAGCTGCTTGGTGCGGGTAAAGCAGCCAACCCTGTCATCGATACTCTTGAACTTGGAAGATTTTTATATCCTGAGCTGAAAAGCCACAGGTTAAATACACTTGCTAAAAAGTTTGATATTGAACTGACTCAGCATCACCGCGCTATTTTTGACGCAGAAGCAACAGGTTACCTCCTTCTCAGAATGCTGAAGGATGCCGCCCAAAAAGGAATTGAGAATCATAACCAGCTTAATGATAATATGGGACAGGGCAATGCCTATCAGAGGGCGCGTCCTTATCATGCCATCCTGCTTGCCCAAAATGAAATTGGCTTAAAAAACCTATTTAAACTTGTGTCACTTTCTCATATTGACTATTTCTATCGTGTTGCACGCGTCCCAAGGTCTCAGCTTATCAAGCATCGAGAAGGCATTCTCGTGGGGTCAGCATGTGACCGCGGGGAAGTGTTTGAAGGGATGATGCAAAAGTCTCCCGAGGAAGTTGAAGATATTGCAGCTTTTTATGATTACCTTGAGGTGCAGCCTCCTGAAGTATACCGTCATTTAATTCAAATGGAGTATATCAAGGACGAAATGGCACTGAAAGAAATCATCACGAACCTTGTGAATCTAGGAGAAAAGCTTGAAAAACCGGTTGTTGCAACTGGAAATGTACACTATCTTCAGCCTGAGGATAAAATTTACCGCAAGATTCTAGTAAACTCTCAGGGCGGTGCGAATCCGCTGAACCGACACGAGCTGCCAAACGTTCACTTCAGACCCACGAATGAAATGCTCGATTGCTTTAGTTTCCTCGGGAAAGAGAAAGCCCGTGAAATTGTTATTGACAATACGCATCGCGTAGCAGAATTAATTGATGAAATTAAGCCAATCAAAGACGACCTTTATACACCTAAAATCGATGGGGCAGACGATGAAATCCGTGAAATGAGCTACAGTATGGCGAGAAGCATTTATGGCGATCATCTTCCGGAAATTGTCGAAGCAAGACTTGAAAAGGAATTGAAAAGCATTATCGGCCACGGCTTTGCCGTTATCTATCTGATTTCGCACAAGCTTGTTAAAAAATCTCTGGACGATGGATATCTTGTAGGTTCCAGGGGTTCTGTCGGTTCATCCTTGGTTGCGACGATGACCGAGATAACAGAGGTTAATCCGCTGCCGCCGCATTATGTTTGTCCTGACTGCAAGCATTCTGAATTCTTTAATGATGGATCAGTAGGTTCCGGGTTTGACTTGGCGAACAAAGACTGTCCGGAATGTGGAGCCAAATATCATAAAGATGGACATGATATCCCGTTTGAAACGTTCCTTGGATTTAAAGGAGACAAAGTTCCTGATATCGATTTGAACTTCTCTGGAGAATATCAGCCGAGAGCCCATAATTACACTAAGGACCTTTTTGGTGAAGATAACGTGTTCCGTGCCGGAACAATCGGTACAGTCGCTGAGAAAACAGCTTACGGATATGTGAAAGGCTACGCAGGCGACAATAACTTAATGCTCAGAAATGCAGAAGTTGACCGTCTTGTTCAAGGCTGTACAGGCGTAAAAAGAAATACCGGACAGCATCCGGGCGGAATCATCGTTGTACCCGATTATATGGATATTTATGATTTTTCGCCGATTCAATTTCCAGCCGATGCTACAGGCTCTGAATGGAAAACAACTCACTTTGACTTCCACTCTATTCATGATAATTTGCTGAAGCTTGATATTCTTGGCCACGACGATCCAACCGTAATCAGGATGCTTCAGGATTTAAGCGGAATTGATCCGAAAACGATCCCGACTGATGATAAGGAAGTTATGAAGATATTCAGCGGAACAGAATCACTTGGCGTAACAGAAGAACAGATTATGTGTAAAACCGGAACACTTGGAATTCCCGAGTTCGGTACCCGCTTTGTCCGTCAAATGCTTGAAGACACAAAGCCGACTACTTTCTCTGAGCTTGTGCAAATCTCGGGACTTTCCCACGGTACGGATGTATGGCTTGGGAATGCCCAGGAATTGATTCATGATAATACTTGTACGCTGAGCGAAGTGATCGGCTGCCGTGATGATATTATGGTTTATTTAATTTATCAGGGACTTGAACCTTCATTTGCTTTTAAAATTATGGAGTCTGTTCGTAAGGGTAAGGGGCTTACACCTGAGATGGTGGAAGAAATGAAAAAGAACGAGGTTCCTGACTGGTACATCAGTTCATGCCTTAAGATAAAGTACATGTTCCCGAAAGCACATGCTGCAGCATATGTTTTGATGGCTGTCCGCATTGCCTATTTTAAAGTGCATCATGCCCTGCTTTATTATTCTGCTTACTTTACTGTTCGTGCCGATGATTTTGACATCGAAACAATGGTAAAAGGTTCTGAACCAATCAAAGCAAAGATAGTAGAGATTAATCAAAAAGGACTTGAGGCATCTCCGAAAGAAAAGAGCTTGCTGACAGTGCTTGAACTTGCCCTTGAAATGTGCGAGCGCGGATATTCTTTTCAAAAAGTAGATTTATACAGATCCAGCGCAACAGACTTCCTGATTGACGGGAAATCTTTAATTCCGCCATTCAATTCTATTCCAGGGCTTGGAACAAATGCTGCCATCAATATTGTAAAAGCAAGACAGGACGGAGAATTTCTGTCGAAAGAAGACCTTCAGCAGCGCGGGAAGGTTTCTAAAACAATTATTGAATATCTCGATAAGCAAGGCTGTCTAGAGTCGCTCCCTGATCAAAATCAGCTGTCGCTGTTTTGATTTTTTTGACGGAACTGTGAATTGGGAAATATTCACTGGATTTTTCCCGGAGAAAAATCTTGCATTATCGTCTGAAATACCTTACGCAGTTTGATTTTAATTTGCAAAAAATGGCCGGTTATGTTATATTTTTTATGGAAATGCTAACGATAGTTAGAGGCAGAGAGTGGGGCAACCCACTCTTTCGTATTGAGTAGAGATATTATTGTCTCTTCATTCGGATCGCGTGTTGTGTACATACATTCCCTGCTCAATATGAAGCAGGGTTTTTCAGCAACTAATAGTGTCACATTTGCTTCTATTTCACAAGGAGGAACGGGATGAGCAAAAAAGTTACTGAAATCGTAGCAGAATTAGCTTTGCCGATTTTAGATGAATTAACATTGGAACTAGTGGATATTGAATTCGTAAAAGAAGGAAAAGAATGGTTTTTGCGCGTATTCATAGATTCAAGTGATGGAATCGACATTGAGCATTGCGCGATTGTAAGCGAAAAACTGAGTGAAAAATTAGATGAAACAGATCCAATCGAACAAAATTATTTTCTTGAAGTTTCATCGCCTGGTGCGGAGCGTCCGCTTAAGAAGGATTCTGACTTCACAAAATCAATCGGCAAAAATGTTTATATTAAAACATATGAGCCTTTTGAAGGATCGAAAGTATTTGAAGGAGAGCTTACTGCTTTTGATGGTGAGCATGTAATTGTGACGATTTTAATTAAAACACGCAAAAAACAAATTCAAATACCTTACGAAAAAATCGCCAGTGCCCGGCTCGCTGTCACGTTCAATTAAATAAACCGATAGATGGATAAGGGGGAGACCGTAAAGATGAGTAATGAACTTTTAGATGCCTTAACAATTCTTGAAAAAGAAAAAGGCATCAGTAAAGAAGTGATCATTGAAGCAATTGAAGCTGCATTGATCTCCGCTTATAAGCGTAATTTTAACCAGGCTCAGAATGTGCGCGTTGATTTAAACCGCGAAACAGGAACAATGAGAGTCTTTGCAAGAAAAGATGTTGTTGATGAAGTATATGATCCAAGGCTTGAAGTTTCAGTAACAGAAGCTCAAAGCGTGAATCCAAGCTATCAGGTAAATGATGTTCTTGAGATGGAAGTAACGCCAAAAGACTTCGGCCGAATTGCAGCGCAGACTGCCAAACAAGTCGTAACCCAGCGTGTGCGCGAGGCAGAACGCGGTGTGATTTACTCTGAATTTGTAGATCGCGAAGAAGATATCATGACTGGAATTGTCCAAAGAATTGACTCTAAATTTATTTATGTCAGTCTTGGGAAAATTGAGGCTCTGCTTCCTGTAAGCGAACAAATGCCAAACGAAAAATACAAGCCGCATGACCGCATTAAAGTATTTATTACAAAGGTCGAAAAAACAACAAAAGGACCTCAAATTTTCGTTTCCCGCACTCATCCTGGTTTATTAAAACGATTATTTGAAATTGAGGTTCCTGAGATTTATGACGGCACGGTAGAAATTAAATCGGTTGCGCGCGAAGCTGGCGACCGTTCAAAAATTTCTGTGCACTCGGACAATCCTGAAGTCGATCCTGTGGGTTCATGTGTTGGTCCAAAAGGCCAGCGTGTGCAGGCTATCGTAAATGAGTTAAAAGGCGAAAAGATTGATATCGTAAAATGGTCAAACGATCCTGTTGATTTTGTTGCCAATGCTCTAAGTCCTTCAAAAGTTCTTGATGTGAATGTGAACGAGGATGACAAAGCAACAACAGTGGTTGTGCCTGATTATCAATTATCGCTTGCTATTGGCAAAAGAGGCCAAAATGCAAGGTTAGCGGCAAAATTGACAAACTGGAAGATTGATATTAAAAGTGAGACAGACGCTCTTCAAATGGGCATTTACCCTCGTGCAGGAGCAAATGTCCCGCTTGATGAAAGCGATGACGATGAACCGCTTTTTTCTTTCAATCAAGATGAATTAGACAAGTAAGAGGTGAGGCAATGTGAACAATCAAAGAAAAGTTCCGCTGCGCAAATGTGTTGCGACTGGAGAAATGAAACCGAAAAAAGAACTTGTTCGTATTGTCCGTTCAAAAGAAGGAGAAGTTTCCGTTGATCCAACCGGCAAGAAAAACGGACGCGGAGCTTACCTCTCACTTGATAAAGACTGTATTTTACAAGCTAAGAAGAAGAATGTACTGGCTAATCACCTGCAAGTAAAGATTGAAGATGCCATCTACGAAGAATTGCTTCAGCTAGCTGAGAAGGAGAAACATTAATGGTATGGTAAAACATCAATGGATGTCCTTATTGGGCTTAGCAAATCGAGCAAGAAAGATTGTTTCAGGAGAAGAACTTGTCATCAAAGAAGTTAGACAATCCCGTGCAAAACTTGTTCTGCTCTCAAAAGATGCATCAGAAAATACTGCTAAAAAGGTTCATGATAAATGCAGTTTTTACAACATTCCTGTTGTCTCGGTCCCGGATCGTTACCTGTTAGGTCAAGCGATTGGAAAGGATGCTCGAGTCGTTGTGGCATTAGTTGATGCAGGCTTTGCTGCAAAAATGAAAACCTTGCTCGATTAAATTTCTTGGGGGTGACCATATGACGAAAATGAGAGTTTACGAATATGCAAAAAAACAAAACTTATCCAGCAAGGATGTTATAACAGCCTTGCAGAGTATGAATGTTGAAGTCAGCAACCATATGTCAACAATTGATGATCATGTAATCGTCAAACTGGACGGAAAATACAAGGCAGATAAGAATGAAACAACAAAATCCATTTCTGTCAAACAAAGGGAAGATCACAAAACGCCTATGCAAAAACAAGAGAATACTAACAACACAAAACCGGCTAATCCAACTAAACCAGCAGCAAAAAGCGGCAGCAAGCCGTTTAATCAGCAGGGAAAATCAAACAATAACCGCAATAACAATAACAAGAAAAATTTCGGGAATAAGAAAAACAACAGCAGCAATCAGCGCAGACCGCAAGGCGGAGCTCCTGTACAGCCTAAAAAAGAATTGCCAAGCAAAATTACATTTACAGGCAGCCTTACAGTAGGTGAATTAGCAGGCAAGCTTCATAAAGAGCCTTCTGAAATCATTAAAAAGTTATTCATGCTTGGCGTAATGGCAACAATCAATCAGGATCTTGATAAAGATTCAATCGAATTGATTGCCGGCGAGTATGGTGTGGAAGTTGAAGAAGTGATTGTTTTTGATGTAACTGAATTTGAAGGCTATGCAACAGAGGATCAAGAAGATCAGCTTCAAATCCGTCCGCCGGTTGTTACGATTATGGGTCACGTTGACCATGGTAAAACAACTCTGCTCGACTCAATTCGAAATACAAAAGTTACAGCAGGCGAAGCTGGCGGTATCACTCAGCATATCGGCGCGTATCAGGTTGTTGTAAACAACAAAAAAATTACATTCCTTGATACTCCGGGACATGCTGCATTTACAACGATGCGTGCCCGCGGTGCTCAAGTAACAGATATTACAATCCTAGTTGTTGCTGCAGATGATGGCGTTATGCCTCAAACAGTGGAAGCTATCAGCCATGCAAAAGCGGCTGAAGTTCCAATCATTGTCGCTGTAAACAAAATGGATAAAGAATCAGCAAACCCTGACCGCGTGATGCAGGAGCTGACTGAATACGGTTTAGTATCAGAAGCATGGGGCGGGGACACGATTTTTGTTCCGCTTTCAGCCTTATCAGGTGATGGAATTGAAGAATTGCTTGAAATGATCCTGCTTGTAAGTGAAGTAGAAGAATGGAAAGCAAATCCTAATCGGGCAGCGACAGGAACTGTTATTGAAGCACAGCTTGATAAAGGCCGCGGTTCAGTAGCGACACTTCTTGTACAAAATGGAACACTGCGTGTTGGCGACTCAATTGTAGTAGGTAATACATTCGGCCGCGTCCGTGCAATGGTTAATGATCTTGGCCGCCGCGTGAAGGAAGTAGGTCCATCTACCCCTGTAGAAATTACAGGCCTCAGTGATGTGCCGCAGGCAGGCGATCAGTTCATGGTGTTCACTGATGAGAAAAAAGCCCGTCAAGTTGGAGAAGCGCGTGCAAGCAAACAGCTTGATGAACAGCGTAAAGAAGGCGCGAAACTAAGCCTTGATGACCTGTTTGAACAAATTAAACAGGGCGATATCAAAGATATCAACCTTATCGTAAAAGCGGATGTTCAAGGATCTGCTGAAGCTTTAGCTGCATCTCTTCAAAAAATTGATGTAGAAGGCGTTAAAGTAAAAATCATCCTGACAGGCGTTGGAGCAATTACTGAATCTGACATTATTTTAGCATCTGCTTCAAATGCGATTGTTATCGGATTTAACGTTCGCCCTGATGGGAATGCTAAAAGAACGGCTGATGCAGAAAAAGTAGACATTCGTCTGCACCGCATCATCTATAAAGTAATTGAAGAGATTGAGGCAGCGATGAAGGGAATGCTTGACCCTGAATT
The window above is part of the Metabacillus dongyingensis genome. Proteins encoded here:
- a CDS encoding YlxQ family RNA-binding protein, with amino-acid sequence MVKHQWMSLLGLANRARKIVSGEELVIKEVRQSRAKLVLLSKDASENTAKKVHDKCSFYNIPVVSVPDRYLLGQAIGKDARVVVALVDAGFAAKMKTLLD
- the infB gene encoding translation initiation factor IF-2 → MTKMRVYEYAKKQNLSSKDVITALQSMNVEVSNHMSTIDDHVIVKLDGKYKADKNETTKSISVKQREDHKTPMQKQENTNNTKPANPTKPAAKSGSKPFNQQGKSNNNRNNNNKKNFGNKKNNSSNQRRPQGGAPVQPKKELPSKITFTGSLTVGELAGKLHKEPSEIIKKLFMLGVMATINQDLDKDSIELIAGEYGVEVEEVIVFDVTEFEGYATEDQEDQLQIRPPVVTIMGHVDHGKTTLLDSIRNTKVTAGEAGGITQHIGAYQVVVNNKKITFLDTPGHAAFTTMRARGAQVTDITILVVAADDGVMPQTVEAISHAKAAEVPIIVAVNKMDKESANPDRVMQELTEYGLVSEAWGGDTIFVPLSALSGDGIEELLEMILLVSEVEEWKANPNRAATGTVIEAQLDKGRGSVATLLVQNGTLRVGDSIVVGNTFGRVRAMVNDLGRRVKEVGPSTPVEITGLSDVPQAGDQFMVFTDEKKARQVGEARASKQLDEQRKEGAKLSLDDLFEQIKQGDIKDINLIVKADVQGSAEALAASLQKIDVEGVKVKIILTGVGAITESDIILASASNAIVIGFNVRPDGNAKRTADAEKVDIRLHRIIYKVIEEIEAAMKGMLDPEFEEKVIGQVEVRQTIKVSKIGTIAGSYVTDGKITRDSSIRVIRDGVVVFEGEVDVLKRFKDDVKEVAQNYECGITIKNFNDIKEGDIIEAYVMQEIERK
- the nusA gene encoding transcription termination factor NusA, yielding MSNELLDALTILEKEKGISKEVIIEAIEAALISAYKRNFNQAQNVRVDLNRETGTMRVFARKDVVDEVYDPRLEVSVTEAQSVNPSYQVNDVLEMEVTPKDFGRIAAQTAKQVVTQRVREAERGVIYSEFVDREEDIMTGIVQRIDSKFIYVSLGKIEALLPVSEQMPNEKYKPHDRIKVFITKVEKTTKGPQIFVSRTHPGLLKRLFEIEVPEIYDGTVEIKSVAREAGDRSKISVHSDNPEVDPVGSCVGPKGQRVQAIVNELKGEKIDIVKWSNDPVDFVANALSPSKVLDVNVNEDDKATTVVVPDYQLSLAIGKRGQNARLAAKLTNWKIDIKSETDALQMGIYPRAGANVPLDESDDDEPLFSFNQDELDK
- the rnpM gene encoding RNase P modulator RnpM produces the protein MNNQRKVPLRKCVATGEMKPKKELVRIVRSKEGEVSVDPTGKKNGRGAYLSLDKDCILQAKKKNVLANHLQVKIEDAIYEELLQLAEKEKH
- a CDS encoding PolC-type DNA polymerase III, coding for MDELSKAQKERFQLLLQQIDLTDDAVFNHFKNGAITKLTVHKQSKKWEFQFSFDRILPFEVYRIFYAKLTKAFSHIADVSFIIAVNDQTFDEKLIADYWSVCVQEMQGISPPMLSLLNEQIPEVQGLKLIVKTRNETEAMAIKKKYTSVLQDSFAQYGFPLIQLETTVNISKEEIQKFQEQKKLEDQEKMMLAITEMDKKDQEQEAPQGPLMIGYAIKNDEEIKQINTIEDEERRITIQGYVFDAETRELRSGRTLSTFKVTDYTNSILVKMFARDKEDAVLLQTLKKGMWVKVRGSIQNDTFVRDLVMIANDINEIKPEIRQDTSDEKRIELHLHTPMSQMDAVSSVSSLVGQASKWGHPAVAITDHAVAQSFPEAYSAGKKNGIKVLYGVEINLVDDGVPIAYNAQDRFLPEATYVVFDVETTGLSAVYDTIIELAAVKIRNGEIIDRFESFANPHHRLSATTIELTGITDDMVATAPNVDEVLRRFKEWAGDDILVAHNASFDMGFLNVGYKQLLGAGKAANPVIDTLELGRFLYPELKSHRLNTLAKKFDIELTQHHRAIFDAEATGYLLLRMLKDAAQKGIENHNQLNDNMGQGNAYQRARPYHAILLAQNEIGLKNLFKLVSLSHIDYFYRVARVPRSQLIKHREGILVGSACDRGEVFEGMMQKSPEEVEDIAAFYDYLEVQPPEVYRHLIQMEYIKDEMALKEIITNLVNLGEKLEKPVVATGNVHYLQPEDKIYRKILVNSQGGANPLNRHELPNVHFRPTNEMLDCFSFLGKEKAREIVIDNTHRVAELIDEIKPIKDDLYTPKIDGADDEIREMSYSMARSIYGDHLPEIVEARLEKELKSIIGHGFAVIYLISHKLVKKSLDDGYLVGSRGSVGSSLVATMTEITEVNPLPPHYVCPDCKHSEFFNDGSVGSGFDLANKDCPECGAKYHKDGHDIPFETFLGFKGDKVPDIDLNFSGEYQPRAHNYTKDLFGEDNVFRAGTIGTVAEKTAYGYVKGYAGDNNLMLRNAEVDRLVQGCTGVKRNTGQHPGGIIVVPDYMDIYDFSPIQFPADATGSEWKTTHFDFHSIHDNLLKLDILGHDDPTVIRMLQDLSGIDPKTIPTDDKEVMKIFSGTESLGVTEEQIMCKTGTLGIPEFGTRFVRQMLEDTKPTTFSELVQISGLSHGTDVWLGNAQELIHDNTCTLSEVIGCRDDIMVYLIYQGLEPSFAFKIMESVRKGKGLTPEMVEEMKKNEVPDWYISSCLKIKYMFPKAHAAAYVLMAVRIAYFKVHHALLYYSAYFTVRADDFDIETMVKGSEPIKAKIVEINQKGLEASPKEKSLLTVLELALEMCERGYSFQKVDLYRSSATDFLIDGKSLIPPFNSIPGLGTNAAINIVKARQDGEFLSKEDLQQRGKVSKTIIEYLDKQGCLESLPDQNQLSLF
- the rimP gene encoding ribosome maturation factor RimP; this translates as MSKKVTEIVAELALPILDELTLELVDIEFVKEGKEWFLRVFIDSSDGIDIEHCAIVSEKLSEKLDETDPIEQNYFLEVSSPGAERPLKKDSDFTKSIGKNVYIKTYEPFEGSKVFEGELTAFDGEHVIVTILIKTRKKQIQIPYEKIASARLAVTFN